A genomic segment from Nicotiana tabacum cultivar K326 chromosome 9, ASM71507v2, whole genome shotgun sequence encodes:
- the LOC107818797 gene encoding nicotine N-demethylase CYP82E4-like: MVFPIEAIVGLVTFTFLFYFLWTKKSQKPSKPLPPKIPGGWPVIGHLFHFNDDGNDRPLARKLGDLADKYGPVFTFRLGLPLVLVVSSYEAIKDCFSTNDAIFSNRPAFLYGEYLGYNNAMLFLANYGPYWRKNRKLVIQEVLSASRLKKFKHVRFARIQTSIKNLYTRIDRNSSTINLTDWLEELNFGLIVKMIAGKNYESGKGDEQVERFKKAFKDFMIISMEFVLWDAFPIPLFKWVDFQGHVKAMKRTFKDIDSVFQNWLEEHINKREKMEVNAEGNEQDFIDVVLSKMSNEYLGEGYSRDTVIKATVFSLVLDAADTVALHINWGMALLINNQNALKKAQEEIDTIVGKDRWVEESDIKDLVYLQAIVKEVLRLYPPGPLLVPHENIEDCVVSGYYISKGTRLFANVMKLQRDPKLWPNPDNFDPERFVAAGIDFRGQHYEYIPFGSGRRSCPGMTYALQVEHLTMAHLIQGFNYSTPNDEPLDMKEGAGITIRKVNPVEVIIMPRLAPELY, encoded by the exons ATGGTTTTTCCCATAGAAGCCATTGTAGGACTAGTAACCTTCACATTTCTCTTCTACTTCCTATGGACAAAAAaatctcaaaaaccttcaaaaccCTTACCACCGAAAATCCCCGGAGGATGGCCGGTAATTGGCCATCTTTTCCACTTCAATGACGACGGCAACGACCGTCCATTAGCTCGAAAACTCGGAGACTTAGCTGACAAATACGGCCCCGTTTTCACTTTTCGGCTAGGCCTTCCCCTTGTGTTAGTTGTAAGCAGTTACGAAGCTATAAAAGACTGTTTCTCTACAAATGATGCCATTTTCTCTAATCGTCCAGCTTTTCTTTACGGCGAATACCTTGGCTACAATAATGCCATGCTATTTTTGGCAAATTACGGACCTTACTGGCGAAAAAATCGTAAATTAGTTATTCAGGAAGTTCTCTCAGCTAGTCGTCTCAAAAAATTCAAACACGTGAGATTCGCCAGAATTCAAACGAGCATTAAGAATTTATACACTCGAATTGATAGAAATTCGAGTACGATAAATTTAACTGATTGGTTAGAAGAATTGAATTTTGGTCTCATCGTGAAGATGATAGCTGGGAAAAATTATGAATCCGGTAAAGGAGATGAACAAGTGGAGAGATTTAAGAAAGCGTTTAAGGATTTTATGATTATATCAATGGAGTTTGTGTTATGGGATGCATTTCCAATTCCATTATTTAAATGGGTGGATTTTCAAGGGCATGTTAAGGCTATGAAAAGGACATTTAAGGATATAGATTCTGTTTTTCAGAATTGGTTAGAGGAACATAttaacaaaagagaaaaaatggaGGTTAATGCAGAAGGGAATGAACAAGATTTCATTGATGTGGTGCTTTCAAAAATGAGTAATGAATATCTTGGTGAAGGTTACTCTCGTGATACTGTCATAAAAGCAACAGTTTTT AGTTTGGTCTTGGATGCTGCGGACACAGTTGCTCTTCACATAAATTGGGGTATGGCATTACTGATCAACAATCAAAATGCCTTGAAGAAAGCACAAGAAGAGATAGACACAATAGTTGGCAAGGATAGATGGGTAGAAGAGAGTGATATTAAGGATTTGGTGTACCTCCAAGCTATTGTTAAAGAAGTGTTACGATTATATCCACCGGGACCTTTGTTAGTACCACATGAAAATATAGAGGATTGTGTTGTTAGTGGATATTACATTTCTAAAGGGACTAGACTATTCGCAAATGTTATGAAACTGCAGCGCGATCCTAAACTCTGGCCAAATCCTGATAATTTCGATCCAGAGAGATTTGTCGCTGCAGGTATTGACTTTCGTGGTCAGCATTATGAGTATATCCCGTTTGGTTCTGGAAGACGATCTTGTCCGGGGATGACTTATGCATTGCAAGTGGAACACTTAACAATGGCACATTTGATCCAGGGTTTCAATTACAGCACTCCAAATGACGAGCCCTTGGATATGAAGGAAGGTGCAGGTATAACTATACGTAAGGTAAATCCCGTGGAAGTGATAATTATGCCTCGCCTGGCACCTGAGCTTTATTAA